The Henckelia pumila isolate YLH828 chromosome 2, ASM3356847v2, whole genome shotgun sequence genome includes a window with the following:
- the LOC140879521 gene encoding QWRF motif-containing protein 2-like, with the protein MVAAVSGAASITDLENPKRPPLLPSERDNNNGVSNNQRKPKSRMVSSRYMSPSTSTSTSNSSSVSSSSSSSRRYPSPLLSRNSAAVSNSPSVVPKRSVSVDRRRPAAARPLIPDLDSKKDNVSDVSAATKLLVTSTRSLSVSFQGEAFSLPISKTKVTPASPNLSSVRKGTPERRRTSSPFRGKGDVGGDQAEISKHVDQHRWPARNRTMNPLSRSFDSRGSVGGRGELIGSGSMIRALQQSMIDERRPSIDDRLSLDLGSSELLKAVQPASDGNSVNNDSSVPSDLTASDSDSVSSGSTSEVQECSGASSRRNGLRGISVSARFWQETNSRLRRLHDPGSPLSTSPSAKLMMPPKLKMYASDGPLSSPRTMSPPIHGGIRPASPGKLMPPVGSSPLRGHSPSRIKNVVSTISNHFFETPSVLSFAVDVRRGKVGENRIVDAHLLRLLYNRHLQWRIVNARTEAILLVQKHSAEKNLWNAWITISDLRDSVTKRRHRLQLLRQKLKLVSILKGQISFLENWASLDKNHSTAVLGAIEALKASTLRLPVGGGAVAEVQSLKDAIGSAVEVTQMMASSIYSLLPTVEELNSLVTELAKVTAKECSLLEQCKYFISLLASMQVKNTSLRTHILQHNRVSTAS; encoded by the exons ATGGTGGCTGCTGTTTCCGGAGCAGCTTCAATTACAGACCTAGAAAACCCTAAAAGACCTCCATTGTTACCTTCCGAGAGAGATAATAATAATGGGGTTTCAAATAATCAGAGAAAACCCAAATCCAGGATGGTCTCTTCTAGGTACATGTCCCCTTCAACTTCCACATCCACTTCAAATTCATCGTCTGTTTCCtcgtcttcttcttcatctAGAAGGTATCCCTCCCCTTTGCTTTCAAGAAACTCAGCGGCAGTGTCCAATTCGCCATCTGTTGTTCCCAAGAGGTCTGTGTCAGTAGACCGCCGGAGGCCGGCGGCGGCCAGACCTCTAATACCCGATCTTGACTCCAAGAAGGACAATGTCTCTGATGTTTCAGCTGCCACTAAGCTTCTTGTGACATCGACCCGGAGTTTGTCCGTTTCCTTTCAGGGTGAAGCCTTTTCACTTCCTATCAGCAAGACTAAGGTTACCCCTGCGTCACCTAATTTGAGTAGTGTGAGGAAGGGAACCCCTGAGAGGAGGAGGACTAGCAGTCCCTTCAGGGGGAAGGGAGATGTGGGAGGAGATCAGGCTGAGATTTCTAAGCATGTTGATCAGCATAGATGGCCTGCAAGGAACCGGACGATGAACCCGTTATCAAGGAGTTTTGATAGTAGAGGCAGTGTTGGGGGGAGGGGCGAGTTAATTGGATCTGGAAGTATGATTCGAGCTTTGCAGCAGTCGATGATTGATGAGAGGAGGCCGTCAATTGATGATAGATTGAGTCTTGATTTGGGCAGTTCTGAGCTTCTAAAGGCTGTTCAACCAGCCTCAGATGGAAATTCAGTTAATAATGATTCATCTGTGCCATCTGATCTCACAGCTTCTGATTCAGACAGCGTCTCCTCTGGTAGTACTTCAGAAGTTCAAGAATGTAGTGGGGCTTCCAGTAGGCGAAATGGTCTTCGTGGAATTTCTGTTTCAGCAAGGTTTTGGCAAGAAACAAATAGCCGATTGAGGCGACTACATGATCCAGGTTCACCTTTATCAACAAGTCCTTCGGCCAAACTTATGATGCCACCAAAATTGAAAATGTATGCTAGTGATGGTCCGTTATCATCCCCACGAACAATGTCACCTCCTATACATGGAGGTATTAGACCTGCGTCACCTGGCAAGCTGATGCCACCCGTGGGTTCATCTCCACTGCGAGGCCATAGTCCATCTCGGATCAAAAATGTTGTTAGCACTATTAGTAACCATTTTTTTGAAACTCCTTCGGTCCTTAGTTTTGCTGTTGATGTTCGGAGGGGAAAGGTGGGGGAGAACCGAATTGTTGATGCACACTTATTGAGACTTCTCTACAACCGGCATCTCCAGTGGCGCATTGTAAATGCTAGAACTGAAGCAATCTTACTGGTGCAGAAACACAGTGCAGAG AAAAATCTATGGAATGCGTGGATAACAATCTCCGATTTACGTGACTCTGTTACCAAAAGAAGACACAGATTGCAGTTGCTGAGGCAAAAGCTGAAATTAGTTTCCATTCTGAAAGGACAA ATCTCCTTTTTAGAAAATTGGGCTTCTTTGGACAAGAATCACTCAACTGCTGTTCTTGGAGCTATCGAGGCTTTGAAGGCCAGTACTCTCCGTCTTCCGGTTGGCGGCGGAGCAGTT GCAGAAGTCCAAAGCTTGAAAGATGCAATCGGTTCAGCAGTTGAAGTTACGCAGATGATGGCATCCTCTATATACTCACTTCTGCCAACT GTTGAGGAATTGAATTCCTTAGTGACCGAGCTTGCAAAGGTGACGGCAAAAGAATGTTCTTTGCTCGAACAATGCAAATACTTCATTTCCTTGTTAGCTTCCATGCAG GTAAAAAACACTAGTCTGAGAACGCACATACTGCAACATAACCGTGTATCAACAGCATCTTAA
- the LOC140882179 gene encoding probable E3 ubiquitin-protein ligase RHY1A isoform X2, which yields MTSASELFYTRRSRFGRNSDPFDVGSPSPVDRASRRSRYTQNTHHHSTNSNSNSRRDRIDHDGCDPPRRVPHHSRQPHFHRSSHSPQDREVIRPEQGGHQFASGNAVQSGNQSNVLDRVQFSGNDRLPGAVLLARDRLVHRLRGVTLPGSRQRNQTSQIDHRNETVIGDVLRLIDTGDGETDISRDWLATMTSVTDSISRLTSNKPPGLTQEAVNSLHMEVFGVLEEADTEDTSSQISECSICLESFSEGDELIRLPCAHRYHFCCLGPWVRTCGECPYCRRGIVVNADLLSSDLNSDR from the exons ATGACGAGCGCTTCGGAGCTATTCTATACGAGGAGGTCGCGTTTTGGTCGGAATTCGGACCCATTTGACGTGGGCTCTCCTTCGCCCGTTGATCGGGCCAGCCGCCGCAGCCGCTACACACAAAACACCCACCATCATAGcacgaactcgaactcgaactcgcgTCGGGATAGAATCGACCACGATGGCTGCGATCCGCCGCGCCGTGTTCCTCACCATTCCAGGCAGCCCCATTTCCATCGCTCTTCCCATTCCCCCCAG GATCGTGAGGTTATTAGGCCTGAACAAGGTGGCCATCAATTTGCTTCGGGAAACGCTGTGCAATCTGGAAATCAAAGCAATGTCCTAGATAGGGTGCAATTCAGTGGGAATGACAGACTTCCTGGAGCTGTGCTTCTTGCTAGAGACAGGCTTGTACACAGGTTGAGAGGTGTCACTCTTCCCGGTAGCAG GCAGAGAAATCAAACTTCCCAAATCGACCACCGCAATGAAACAGTAATCGGCGATGTGCTCAGACTCATTGACACTGGGGATGGGGAAACAGATATATCTAGAGACTGGCTAGCCACGATGACATCTGTAACCGATTCCATCAGCCGACTAACGAGCAATAAGCCTCCAGGACTCACACAAGAAGCAGTGAACAGTTTGCACATGGAGGTGTTCGGTGTGCTGGAGGAAGCCGACACAGAAGACACATCAAGCCAAATATCGGAATGCAGCATATGCCTAGAGAGTTTCTCGGAGGGAGATGAGCTGATACGCCTGCCTTGTGCTCATAGGTATCATTTTTGCTGCTTGGGTCCATGGGTCCGAACCTGTGGAGAGTGCCCATATTGCCGTAGGGGCATTGTTGTAAATGCGGATTTGTTGAGCAGCGATTTGAATTCTGATCGTTGA
- the LOC140883752 gene encoding uncharacterized protein — protein MVASHHFSRVDTLQLKDFIYRKIGQKRADNYFDQLKKFLSFKVNKADFDKSCIETIGRENLPLHNRLIQSILQNACLAKAPPQKPRKVEGLGVKVSSGYQKYCTKSLYGDMLLQSPRKCRSPVNRDRKFRDRPSPLGPLGKSPSLTIEETVMTQEQPNGKDLHSLNSRPLVDDGEEVNQVAGSTRFPRWGDIAAPLGVFQNKGVSPNVPLALKHRNFAETCQSSFELPDTRSLSSRLREKLASEGLGISLDCVNLINNSLDVFLKRLIEPCLGVAKSHSNGRMVSATNGVFQGRFTPRPSCPTSASMLDFRVAMESNPRILGDDWPTQLEKICTSALDVNSAPVSPLRRLS, from the coding sequence ATGGTGGCTAGCCACCATTTTAGTCGAGTGGACACCCTCCAGCttaaagattttatatatagaaaAATTGGGCAAAAAAGAGCGGATAACTACTTTGATCAGTTGAAGAAGTTTCTCAGCTTTAAGGTCAACAAGGCTGATTTTGATAAAAGCTGCATAGAGACAATTGGAAGAGAGAATCTGCCCCTTCATAATCGGCTCATTCAATCCATACTCCAAAATGCTTGTCTTGCTAAAGCTCCTCCTCAAAAACCTCGGAAGGTTGAAGGGCTTGGAGTTAAAGTTTCCAGTGGTTACCAAAAATACTGTACAAAGTCTCTTTATGGTGATATGCTGCTTCAGTCTCCACGTAAGTGTCGGTCTCCTGTTAATAGAGATCGTAAATTTCGGGATCGTCCAAGTCCTCTTGGGCCGTTGGGTAAGAGCCCTAGTCTAACGATTGAAGAAACAGTAATGACACAAGAACAACCAAATGGGAAAGATTTGCATTCTCTCAATAGTAGGCCTTTGGTTGACGATGGGGAAGAGGTGAACCAAGTTGCAGGAAGCACAAGATTTCCAAGATGGGGTGATATCGCTGCCCCACTTGGTGTGTTTCAGAATAAGGGTGTTTCTCCAAATGTCCCTCTTGCTCTTAAGCATAGAAATTTCGCAGAGACATGTCAAAGTAGTTTTGAGTTGCCCGATACTAGGTCTTTATCGAGTCGTCTGCGGGAAAAGTTGGCTTCGGAGGGACTTGGAATTTCATTAGATTGTGTTAACTTGATAAACAATAGCTTGGATGTTTTCTTGAAAAGATTGATTGAACCATGTCTGGGAGTTGCTAAATCACACTCAAATGGTCGAATGGTCTCTGCTACAAACGGAGTCTTCCAAGGGAGATTCACACCAAGACCGTCATGTCCAACTTCTGCAAGCATGTTGGATTTCCGTGTTGCAATGGAGTCAAATCCTCGTATACTTGGGGATGACTGGCCTACACAACTTGAAAAGATCTGCACTTCCGCCCTAGATGTAAACAGCGCACCAGTGTCGCCACTCAGACGGCTTAGTTAG
- the LOC140882179 gene encoding probable E3 ubiquitin-protein ligase RHY1A isoform X1, whose amino-acid sequence MRMLFCYRCSRNVMMTINSSQVGKSHRFLDVFLEFGCVLVPQIPCEFINTLIKKEKKMDTSLSNPLLLRYRSAFSSKICMTSASELFYTRRSRFGRNSDPFDVGSPSPVDRASRRSRYTQNTHHHSTNSNSNSRRDRIDHDGCDPPRRVPHHSRQPHFHRSSHSPQDREVIRPEQGGHQFASGNAVQSGNQSNVLDRVQFSGNDRLPGAVLLARDRLVHRLRGVTLPGSRQRNQTSQIDHRNETVIGDVLRLIDTGDGETDISRDWLATMTSVTDSISRLTSNKPPGLTQEAVNSLHMEVFGVLEEADTEDTSSQISECSICLESFSEGDELIRLPCAHRYHFCCLGPWVRTCGECPYCRRGIVVNADLLSSDLNSDR is encoded by the exons ATGCGTATGTTGTTTTGTTACAGGTGTTCAAGAAATGTGATGATGACTATAAACAGTAGTCAGGTGGGAAAAAGCCATAGATTTTTAGATGTTTTTTTGGAATTTGGGTGCGTTTTAGTGCCGCAAATCCCGTGTGAATTTATTAACACTTtaataaagaaagaaaaaaagatggaTACTTCACTTTCCAATCCTCTGCTCCTCCGTTATCGCTCTGCATTTTCCTCGAAG ATTTGTATGACGAGCGCTTCGGAGCTATTCTATACGAGGAGGTCGCGTTTTGGTCGGAATTCGGACCCATTTGACGTGGGCTCTCCTTCGCCCGTTGATCGGGCCAGCCGCCGCAGCCGCTACACACAAAACACCCACCATCATAGcacgaactcgaactcgaactcgcgTCGGGATAGAATCGACCACGATGGCTGCGATCCGCCGCGCCGTGTTCCTCACCATTCCAGGCAGCCCCATTTCCATCGCTCTTCCCATTCCCCCCAG GATCGTGAGGTTATTAGGCCTGAACAAGGTGGCCATCAATTTGCTTCGGGAAACGCTGTGCAATCTGGAAATCAAAGCAATGTCCTAGATAGGGTGCAATTCAGTGGGAATGACAGACTTCCTGGAGCTGTGCTTCTTGCTAGAGACAGGCTTGTACACAGGTTGAGAGGTGTCACTCTTCCCGGTAGCAG GCAGAGAAATCAAACTTCCCAAATCGACCACCGCAATGAAACAGTAATCGGCGATGTGCTCAGACTCATTGACACTGGGGATGGGGAAACAGATATATCTAGAGACTGGCTAGCCACGATGACATCTGTAACCGATTCCATCAGCCGACTAACGAGCAATAAGCCTCCAGGACTCACACAAGAAGCAGTGAACAGTTTGCACATGGAGGTGTTCGGTGTGCTGGAGGAAGCCGACACAGAAGACACATCAAGCCAAATATCGGAATGCAGCATATGCCTAGAGAGTTTCTCGGAGGGAGATGAGCTGATACGCCTGCCTTGTGCTCATAGGTATCATTTTTGCTGCTTGGGTCCATGGGTCCGAACCTGTGGAGAGTGCCCATATTGCCGTAGGGGCATTGTTGTAAATGCGGATTTGTTGAGCAGCGATTTGAATTCTGATCGTTGA
- the LOC140879522 gene encoding cyclase-like protein 2, with the protein MKLKLESISPKFSTQISPTHLIIFFLHLLSAMKSLQIFLIACALACAANPLAIASSPDAVAYPSHYDIEPTENLVPVRREVYGGGRIIDISHRYHPNMPSWESSEGLGQFLWLPKSMKNGSLANNSEMKLPSHTGTHVDAPGHVFDHYFDAGFDVDTLDLDVLNGPALLVDVPRDRNITAEVMKNLRIPKGVKRVLFRTLNTDRRLMFKKEFDTSYVGFMKDGAKWLVDNTDIKLVGIDYLSVAAFADLLPSHHVFLEGREIILVEGLKLDGVQPGIYSVHCLPLRLLGAEGSPIRCILIK; encoded by the exons ATGAAGTTGAAACTCGAATCAATATCCCCCAAATTTTCCACACAAATCTCTCCCACTCACCTGATCATCTTCTTCCTCCACCTACTTTCCGCCATGAAATCTCTCCAAATCTTCCTAATCGCATGCGCTCTGGCGTGCGCAGCCAACCCCCTGGCCATCGCCTCCTCTCCCGACGCCGTTGCATATCCTTCACACTACGACATCGAACCCACCGAGAATCTCGTGCCCGTCCGCCGTGAAGTGTACGGAGGCGGCCGAATCATCGACATCAGCCACAGGTACCATCCGAACATGCCGTCGTGGGAGTCCTCGGAAGGCCTCGGGCAGTTCCTGTGGCTTCCGAAGAGTATGAAGAATGGGTCTCTTGCTAATAACTCGGAGATGAAGCTCCCGTCGCATACTGGAACACACGTCGATGCGCCGGGACATGTGTTCGATCACTACTTTGATGCAGGATTCGACGTTGACACGCTCGACCTCGACGTTCTCAATG GTCCTGCATTGCTTGTAGATGTTCCAAGAGATCGAAACATAACCG CTGAAGTTATGAAGAATTTACGCATTCCCAAAGGAGTAAAAAGAGTGCTTTTCAGGACACTGAACACGGACAG GCGCCTCATGTTTAAGAAGGAGTTTGACACAAGCTACGTGGGATTCATGAAAGACGGGGCAAAGTGGCTTGTTGATAACACTGACATCAAACTTGTTG GAATTGATTACTTGTCCGTTGCCGCGTTTGCTGATTTATTACCTTCCCATCACGTGTTTCTTGAAGGCAGG GAAATCATCCTCGTAGAAGGTCTGAAACTAGACGGTGTCCAGCCCGGGATATACTCCGTGCATTGTTTGCCGTTGAGATTGCTTGGTGCTGAGGGCTCCCCAATAAGATGCATCCTGATTAAGTGA
- the LOC140883609 gene encoding cyclase-like protein 1, whose protein sequence is MKNNFGYLHLLLLLATCVAASTVKDAELGHFFDITHEHRPGMPIFGSSDGTGPVVGPYKVINDTENSQLNYSPMQLHINSGTHTKAWTTVDELDLETLNGPVLVVEVPKDKNLTAEVVGFLNIPDHVERVLFKTSNSDRDLMHKKEFDSSYAGLTADGAEWLARNTNIKLVGLDYLSVGVMPDREPVYKFLGKDIIPLEGLNIGGVHPGEHALRCLPLSISYASAAPTRRTKFDGCWDKGNSALICQYLESHKLSILTLDENVFVFGPHSH, encoded by the exons ATGAAGAATAATTTTGGCTATCTTCATTTGCTGCTACTTCTGGCGACGTGCGTCGCTGCCTCCACAGTCAAAGATGCTGAACTTGGCCATTTCTTCGATATCACCCACGAGCACAGGCCCGGGATGCCCATATTCGGCTCGTCCGACGGCACCGGACCCGTTGTTGGTCCATACAAAGTGATCAATGACACGGAAAACAGCCAGCTCAACTATTCCCCCATGCAACTCCACATCAATTCCGGGACGCACACCAAGGCCTGGACCACTGTCGACGAACTCGACCTTGAGACCCTCAATG GTCCCGTGTTGGTAGTGGAGGTTCCCAAAGACAAGAACCTAACAG CTGAGGTGGTGGGATTTTTGAATATCCCAGATCATGTAGAACGCGTGCTTTTCAAAACATCGAACTCCGACAG GGATCTAATGCATAAAAAGGAATTCGACTCGAGCTACGCTGGATTGACAGCTGATGGGGCAGAGTGGCTGGCAAGAAACACCAATATAAAACTCGTTG GACTTGATTACTTATCTGTGGGTGTAATGCCCGACAGAGAGCCAGTTTACAAGTTTCTAGGCAAG GACATCATTCCTTTGGAAGGCTTGAATATTGGCGGCGTTCATCCGGGAGAACACGCTCTCAGGTGTCTACCGCTAAGCATTTCTTATGCGTCTGCAGCGCCAACTAG GCGAACAAAGTTTGATGGTTGTTGGGACAAAGGGAATTCAGCTTTAATATGTCAGTACCTGGAGTCCCATAAATTATCCATTTTAACCCTGGACGAGAATGTATTCGTATTTGGTCCCCATTCTCATTAA
- the LOC140883959 gene encoding small ribosomal subunit protein uS14z/uS14y/uS14x, with product MGHSNVWNSHPKTYGPGSRTCRVCGNPHGIIRKYGLMCCRQCFRSNAKEIGFIKYR from the exons ATGGGACACTCCAACGTCTGGAATTCTCACCCCAAGACCTACGGCCCTGGATCCCGCACCTG TCGCGTGTGTGGGAACCCCCATGGTATAATCAGAAAGTATGGCCTGATGTGCTGCAGACAGTGCTTCCGCAGCAATGCCAAGGAAATTGGATTTATCAAG TACCGTTGA